A DNA window from Anastrepha obliqua isolate idAnaObli1 chromosome 5, idAnaObli1_1.0, whole genome shotgun sequence contains the following coding sequences:
- the LOC129249108 gene encoding uncharacterized protein LOC129249108 produces MSHSVQRLYTFCLLTLLSTTCMISAASINADINNGADDESALNLDQKNNYCLQNVTYYEEVPVNKTRNVVVKPTGAFRMFKKNKIQVEEYVDIEKVPHTRLQNDCCEGYAMTANKTCQPVCEPGCPANAFCRAPQMCQCRRGYDAIKSALNGTHYCEPRCASGCPNGGKCVAPELCECAAGYQAKAGSCAPTCASDCLNGRCAALNQCSCNAGYAKDLRTGECVPLDDCGVVKCEDVASSTESTTDYTTLVNSDELDVTEIDLDAGSGSGSHSDGNDYVDEGNVLFPSYEEDTNCTLQPCLGNAVCKLVGRCACADGFIRHQPAPVNGVEVGPICAAVVEQGEPLQVDRVSGDLVGAFFIVVGAIVMMAALVLLLLKLWRHQRGSLDVEGKSDMCCKYEKNSSSSDSGHVDMS; encoded by the exons atgtcACACTCAGTGCAACGGCTTTACACCTTTTGTTTGCTGACTCTACTATCCACAACCTGTATGATCAGCGCCGCCAGCATCAATGCAGATATCAACAATGGAGCTGACGACGAAAGCGCGCTCAATTTAGATCAGAAAAACAATTATTGCCTACAAAATGTCACCTACTATGAGGAGGTACCTGTAAACAAAACCCGCAATGTGGTGGTCAAGCCAACTGGAGCCTTCAGaatgtttaagaaaaacaaaatacaggTGGAGGAGTATGTTGATATAGAGAAAGTGCCGCACACACGCCTCCAGAACGATTGCTGTGAGGGCTACGCGATGACTGCCAATAAGACATGTCAACCCGTTTGCGAACCAGGCTGCCCGGCGAACGCCTTCTGTCGCGCACCCCAAATGTGCCAGTGTCGACGCGGTTACGATGCTATTAAATCTGCACTCAACGGTACCCACTACTGTGAGCCACGCTGTGCATCTGGTTGCCCGAATGGCGGCAAGTGTGTAGCGCCCGAGCTGTGCGAGTGCGCGGCTGGTTACCAAGCTAAGGCGGGCAGCTGTGCCCCAACTTGTGCCTCAGATTGCTTGAATGGACGCTGCGCGGCGCTGAATCAGTGTAGCTGTAATGCGGGCTATGCCAAAGATTTGAGGACCGGTGAGTGTGTGCCGCTGGACGATTGCGGTGTCGTCAAGTGCGAAGATGTGGCAAGCAGCACGGAGTCAACCACCGATTATACCACACTTGTCAATTCAGATGAGTTGGATGTGACCGAAATAGACTTGGATGCTGGTAGCGGTAGTGGTTCACACAGCGACGGAAATGACTATGTTGATGAAGGTAATGTGCTTTTTCCCAGCTACGAGGAAGACACGAATTGTACACTTCAGCCCTGCCTCGGTAATGCTGTCTGCAAGCTGGTTGGCCGTTGCGCATGCGCTGACGGCTTCATACGCCATCAACCGGCGCCAGTGAATGGTGTTGAGGTGGGCCCGATTTGTGCGGCTGTCGTTGAACAGGGTGAACCTTTGCAAGTTGACAGAGTTAGTGGTGATTTAGTGGGTGCGTTCTTTATTGTGGTGGGCGCGATTGTGATGATGGCTGccctggtgttgttgctgctcAAGTTGTGGCGGCATCAGCGTGGCTCACTGGATGTGGAAG GCAAAAGCGATATGTGCTGTAAATATGAGAAGAATAGCTCGAGCTCGGACAGCGGCCATGTGGACATGAGTTAG